From a region of the Polyangium spumosum genome:
- a CDS encoding alpha/beta fold hydrolase, with amino-acid sequence MPHVELNGQNIFYEDTGGEGPPVVLAHGFLMDLSMFDPQVSALAPELRVIRFDARGFGRTQSDGKRFTYWDSAEDYIRLLDHLGVERAVVGGMSQGGFLGLRAALKWPDRVKGLVLISTQAGVDDAATLAGYRGMLETWRAQGPIDPIVHTIAGLILGAREHWEPWVSRWRKTQVESLVAPTLALIEREDLTARLSEIPHPAIVFHGDADTAISIERGRALASSLPGCKAFVEVKGAAHASNLTHPDQVNPPLLAFLREYA; translated from the coding sequence ATGCCCCACGTCGAGCTGAATGGCCAGAACATCTTCTACGAGGACACCGGCGGGGAGGGACCGCCCGTCGTGCTCGCGCATGGCTTCTTGATGGATCTGTCGATGTTCGACCCGCAGGTCTCGGCCCTCGCGCCCGAGCTGCGCGTGATCCGCTTCGACGCCCGCGGCTTCGGCCGCACGCAGAGCGACGGAAAGCGCTTCACCTACTGGGACTCCGCCGAGGACTACATCCGGCTGCTCGATCACCTCGGCGTCGAGCGCGCCGTCGTGGGCGGCATGTCGCAGGGAGGCTTCCTCGGCCTGCGCGCCGCCTTGAAGTGGCCCGATCGCGTCAAGGGCCTGGTCCTCATCTCCACACAAGCCGGCGTCGACGACGCCGCGACGCTCGCCGGTTACCGCGGCATGCTGGAGACCTGGCGCGCGCAAGGCCCCATCGATCCGATCGTCCACACGATCGCGGGCCTCATCCTCGGCGCCCGCGAGCACTGGGAGCCCTGGGTCTCGCGCTGGCGCAAGACCCAGGTCGAGTCGCTCGTGGCCCCCACGCTCGCCCTCATCGAGCGCGAGGACCTCACGGCGAGGCTCTCCGAGATCCCCCACCCCGCGATCGTCTTCCACGGCGACGCGGACACGGCCATTTCGATCGAGCGAGGCCGGGCGCTCGCCTCCAGCCTCCCGGGCTGCAAGGCGTTCGTCGAGGTGAAGGGCGCCGCGCACGCGTCGAACCTCACCCATCCCGACCAGGTGAACCCGCCGCTCCTCGCGTTCCTCCGAGAGTACGCGTGA
- a CDS encoding STAS domain-containing protein — MAFPSDSDILHLKIEAQARDIERLTTAQALVENALDGITLVSMENRLVYANTSFKAMCGYGHDAVGRSLADFYSPEELDRLTREVVPELLGKGTWSGTLEVRRPDGSTWMGQTSAFVVRDAAGAPTGMAAFFRDVTAQLEAEQARERLQEELIQAQQRALRALGTPLLPIADRVLAMPLIGDIDAERAQQIMETLLDGITRHQAATVILDITGVKVMDTAAADALVGAARGARLLGAEVVMTGTSPKVARTLVDLGADLRGIVTRGALQSGIAWALARNHG, encoded by the coding sequence ATGGCGTTTCCGTCGGATTCGGACATCCTGCATTTGAAGATCGAGGCGCAGGCGCGCGACATCGAGCGCCTCACGACCGCGCAGGCGCTCGTCGAGAATGCTCTCGACGGAATCACGCTCGTTTCGATGGAGAACCGCCTCGTCTACGCGAATACGTCCTTCAAGGCGATGTGCGGGTACGGCCATGACGCCGTCGGCCGCTCGCTGGCCGATTTTTATTCGCCGGAGGAGCTCGATCGGCTCACGAGGGAGGTCGTCCCGGAGTTGCTCGGCAAGGGCACGTGGAGCGGCACCCTCGAGGTCCGGCGCCCCGACGGCAGCACGTGGATGGGACAAACCTCGGCGTTCGTCGTCCGGGACGCCGCGGGCGCCCCCACGGGCATGGCCGCGTTTTTCCGCGACGTCACCGCGCAACTCGAGGCGGAGCAGGCGCGGGAGCGCCTCCAGGAAGAGCTGATCCAGGCCCAGCAACGCGCCCTGCGCGCGCTCGGCACGCCGCTCTTGCCCATCGCGGACCGGGTGCTCGCCATGCCGCTCATCGGCGACATCGACGCCGAGCGCGCCCAGCAGATCATGGAGACGCTGCTCGATGGCATCACCCGGCACCAGGCGGCGACCGTCATCCTCGATATCACGGGCGTGAAGGTGATGGATACCGCGGCGGCGGACGCGCTCGTCGGCGCGGCGCGCGGCGCGCGGCTGCTCGGCGCCGAGGTCGTCATGACCGGCACGAGCCCGAAGGTCGCGCGGACGCTGGTGGATCTCGGCGCCGATCTGCGCGGCATCGTGACGCGCGGGGCGCTCCAGAGCGGCATCGCCTGGGCGCTCGCGCGTAATCACGGATGA
- a CDS encoding response regulator encodes MDSSGAELSPPSHALTARERALEAALAAEKARASAGLMLASALSQSLTPEKIVSVMLHYVTPLLHAPVASAFLLATGADALERVERRDKEAPGVASSTFLPLSAPLPECEVVRTGKAVWIESLDDMAERFPVLCARARRTGRHAFVCLPLAVEGRAYGVISFELAGARAFPASEQAFLLGLAQQCAQALDRARLEAAEQRLRLALDAGAIGIWDLDLSAGQVEADARCRAVMGLPAAGEVDRDGFFGQVHSDDAERVLAAVRRALEPASGGALLEELRVDEGQPEPRWVALRGQVTFDAEGAPTRLVGGAADITERIRAEQERARRLSKLGHDLRNPLSPMLTALQLMRMRAPDVLVKERTILERQVAHLSCLVDELLDVSRTTLGKVERPRKPCETAVVAGPPQVAAPERRRILLVDDNRDAAEMLAEGLRVFGYEVTVAHDGPSSLSIANEAAPDLALLDIGLPGMDGYELARRLQDIPGLSEVLLVALTGYGQKGARARSTEAGFRAHLVKPVELSRMVTLLETLGLPPASPPQP; translated from the coding sequence ATGGACTCCTCGGGTGCCGAGCTCTCCCCTCCTTCGCATGCCCTCACCGCACGCGAGCGGGCGCTCGAAGCGGCGCTCGCGGCCGAAAAAGCGCGCGCGTCGGCGGGGCTCATGCTGGCGAGCGCCCTGTCGCAGTCGCTCACGCCCGAGAAGATCGTGTCGGTCATGCTGCATTACGTGACGCCGCTGCTCCATGCGCCCGTCGCGAGCGCGTTCCTGCTCGCCACGGGCGCAGACGCGCTCGAGCGCGTCGAGCGGCGCGACAAGGAGGCGCCCGGCGTGGCGAGCTCGACGTTCCTGCCGCTCTCGGCGCCCCTGCCCGAGTGCGAGGTCGTCCGGACCGGAAAGGCCGTGTGGATCGAATCCCTCGACGATATGGCCGAGCGGTTCCCCGTGCTCTGCGCACGAGCGCGGAGGACCGGGCGCCACGCCTTCGTGTGCCTGCCGCTCGCCGTGGAGGGGCGCGCCTACGGGGTCATCTCGTTCGAACTCGCGGGGGCGCGGGCCTTCCCGGCCTCCGAGCAGGCCTTCCTCCTCGGCCTCGCGCAGCAATGCGCCCAGGCGCTGGACCGGGCGCGCCTCGAGGCCGCCGAGCAGCGCCTCCGGCTCGCGCTCGACGCGGGGGCGATCGGGATCTGGGACCTCGACCTGTCGGCGGGCCAGGTGGAGGCGGACGCGCGCTGCCGGGCCGTGATGGGGCTCCCCGCCGCGGGGGAGGTCGATCGGGACGGGTTTTTCGGACAAGTACATTCCGACGACGCGGAGCGCGTGCTCGCGGCCGTCCGGCGCGCGCTCGAGCCGGCGAGCGGAGGCGCGCTCCTCGAAGAGCTCCGCGTGGACGAAGGTCAGCCCGAGCCGCGATGGGTGGCGCTGCGCGGGCAGGTCACGTTCGACGCCGAGGGGGCGCCGACGCGCCTCGTGGGCGGCGCGGCCGACATCACCGAGCGCATCCGCGCGGAGCAGGAGCGGGCGCGGCGCCTCTCGAAGCTCGGCCACGACCTCCGCAACCCCTTGTCGCCGATGCTCACCGCGCTCCAGCTCATGCGAATGCGCGCCCCGGACGTGCTCGTCAAGGAGCGCACGATCCTCGAGCGGCAGGTCGCGCACCTCTCGTGCCTCGTGGACGAGCTGCTCGACGTCTCGCGCACCACCCTCGGCAAGGTCGAGCGCCCGCGAAAGCCATGCGAAACGGCGGTGGTCGCCGGCCCTCCGCAGGTCGCGGCGCCGGAGCGCAGGCGGATCCTCCTCGTTGACGACAACCGCGACGCCGCGGAGATGCTCGCCGAGGGGCTACGCGTGTTCGGCTACGAGGTCACGGTCGCCCACGACGGCCCTTCGAGCCTCTCGATCGCGAATGAGGCGGCGCCGGATCTCGCGCTGCTCGACATTGGTTTGCCCGGGATGGACGGATACGAGCTGGCGAGGCGCCTGCAGGACATCCCGGGGCTCTCGGAGGTCCTCCTCGTGGCGCTCACCGGCTACGGGCAAAAAGGCGCGCGCGCCCGCTCGACGGAGGCCGGGTTCCGGGCGCACCTCGTCAAGCCGGTGGAGCTTTCGCGGATGGTAACGCTTCTGGAGACGCTGGGGCTGCCTCCGGCGTCACCTCCCCAGCCATGA
- a CDS encoding amino acid adenylation domain-containing protein, with amino-acid sequence MRTEQSASSTAVFAENTRTEYPRDATVHALFEARAREAPGAVAAVLDGHRLTYGELLRRAEGLARRLRRRGAGPGVPVGIFVERSFPLLVGLVGILLSGGAYVPLDPAYPDERLRLMLREAGVRLLVAEPARAKDLSFHGPVLAPDDEGGDDGDGQGEMPRPSSAGDTAYIMFTSGSTGKPKGVAIPHRAVVRLVVGTHYVNLGPDDHVAQLSNLSFDASTFEIWGALLHGARLVVLTQEARVSPSAFRAAVRREGITVMFLTTALFHHLAAAAPDAFSTLDVLLFGGEQLEPSRARAVLRAGGPKRLLHVYGPTENTTFSTAHLVTDVPECAKSVPIGKPISNSTAYVLDEALSPLPPFVAGELYVGGDGLASGYVNAPELTAERFIPDPFSREPGARLYKTGDRAHYLPDGSIEFLGRLDRQVKIHGYRIELGEIEAALLACPWVREAVVTVREDGAGDKRLVAYAATDADAASLRLHLEKQLPPHLLPSSFVVLPALPVTPNGKIDRDVLPLPDRRSSPSLPACPTPPETKTEAELALLWSRLFGVEYIGRDDSFFDLGGDSLHVARLLLHIQEALGVDLPAHHVFHAPRLADLARIVDEVKRADTPSASAPASDWAREAVLDPDIRPCGRPVDESAPLRHVFLTGATGFLGAFLLRDLFRETDAHIYCLVRAADARSGLDRIRANLEKYGLWDPRFAARIVPVPGDLAKPLLGLSRSHFEALAARVQAIHHSGAEISYVKPYLAHRDTNVLGTREVLRLAFTVADKPVHHVSTIAVFGPVGSFRSVRVIGEDFDLDESAPYLDRDTGYSQSKWVAEKLCAEARSRGGVVTVFRPGFIMGDATSGAGNADDFIARLLRGCIQARAYPDLAGQRKDFVPVDYVSAAITRISLSRGARGMAYHLVPPAAGNIDLRRFFELLRGQGFALERLPYAAWLSRVRASIERSLDAPLLPLLPMLGEKVHEGRTRWELYEGMPLHDDTSTRHALAGSGITCPPMNAALLRKYLRWLGQEPPSGGPRPRPSHPSALPTADLPRMAAQ; translated from the coding sequence ATGCGGACCGAGCAGAGCGCCTCCTCCACCGCCGTGTTCGCCGAAAACACGCGCACCGAGTACCCGCGCGACGCCACCGTGCACGCGCTCTTCGAGGCCCGGGCGCGCGAGGCGCCTGGCGCCGTCGCGGCCGTGCTCGACGGACACCGGCTCACCTATGGCGAGCTCCTCCGCCGCGCCGAGGGGCTCGCGCGTCGATTGCGGCGGCGGGGCGCGGGCCCGGGCGTGCCGGTCGGCATCTTCGTGGAGCGCTCGTTTCCGCTGCTCGTCGGCCTCGTGGGAATCCTCCTCTCGGGCGGCGCTTATGTTCCCCTCGATCCAGCCTATCCGGACGAACGGCTGCGGCTCATGCTGCGCGAGGCCGGCGTCCGGCTCCTCGTCGCCGAGCCCGCGCGCGCGAAAGACCTCTCGTTTCATGGCCCCGTCCTCGCCCCGGACGACGAAGGCGGCGACGACGGCGACGGCCAGGGCGAAATGCCGCGCCCCTCCTCCGCGGGGGACACCGCGTATATCATGTTCACCTCCGGCTCCACGGGCAAACCCAAAGGCGTGGCCATTCCGCACCGCGCCGTCGTGCGTCTCGTCGTGGGCACGCATTACGTGAACCTCGGCCCCGACGATCACGTGGCGCAGCTCTCGAACCTCTCCTTCGACGCGTCGACGTTCGAGATCTGGGGCGCCTTGCTCCATGGCGCCCGCCTCGTCGTCTTGACGCAGGAGGCGCGGGTCTCGCCCTCGGCCTTCCGGGCCGCCGTGCGCCGCGAGGGCATCACCGTGATGTTCTTGACCACGGCGCTCTTTCACCACCTCGCGGCCGCCGCGCCGGACGCATTCTCGACCCTCGACGTCCTCCTGTTCGGCGGCGAGCAACTGGAGCCGAGCCGGGCCCGCGCCGTGCTCCGCGCCGGCGGACCGAAGAGGCTCCTGCACGTGTATGGCCCCACGGAGAATACCACGTTCTCCACGGCCCACCTCGTGACCGACGTCCCCGAATGCGCGAAGAGCGTCCCCATCGGCAAACCCATCTCGAACTCCACGGCCTACGTGCTCGACGAAGCACTCTCGCCATTGCCGCCGTTCGTCGCGGGAGAGCTCTACGTGGGCGGCGACGGGCTCGCCTCCGGCTACGTCAATGCGCCCGAGCTCACCGCCGAGCGATTCATCCCCGATCCTTTCTCGCGCGAGCCCGGCGCGCGGCTCTACAAGACCGGGGATCGGGCGCATTACCTGCCCGACGGGAGCATCGAATTCTTGGGTCGCCTCGATCGTCAGGTGAAGATTCACGGGTATCGCATCGAGCTCGGCGAGATCGAGGCCGCGCTGCTCGCTTGCCCGTGGGTGCGCGAGGCCGTGGTCACGGTGCGCGAGGACGGCGCCGGCGACAAACGCCTCGTCGCGTATGCCGCCACGGACGCGGACGCGGCGAGCCTGCGCCTCCATCTGGAAAAGCAGCTCCCGCCCCACCTCCTGCCTTCGAGCTTCGTGGTGCTGCCCGCCCTGCCCGTCACGCCCAATGGGAAGATCGACCGCGACGTCTTGCCACTCCCCGACCGGCGCAGCTCCCCGAGCCTGCCCGCCTGCCCGACCCCGCCCGAGACGAAGACCGAGGCAGAGCTCGCCCTCCTCTGGTCTCGCCTCTTCGGTGTCGAGTACATCGGACGGGACGACTCCTTCTTCGACCTCGGGGGCGACTCCCTGCACGTGGCGAGGCTCTTGCTCCATATTCAGGAGGCGCTCGGCGTCGACCTGCCGGCGCATCACGTCTTCCATGCCCCGAGGCTCGCGGACCTCGCGCGTATCGTGGACGAGGTGAAGCGGGCGGACACGCCGAGCGCGTCCGCCCCCGCCAGCGATTGGGCGCGTGAGGCGGTGCTCGATCCCGACATTCGCCCGTGCGGCAGGCCCGTGGACGAGAGCGCCCCGCTGCGTCACGTCTTCTTGACCGGCGCGACGGGATTTCTCGGGGCCTTCCTCCTGCGGGATCTCTTCCGGGAGACGGACGCGCACATCTATTGCCTGGTCCGCGCCGCGGACGCCCGCAGCGGCCTCGATCGAATCCGGGCGAACCTCGAGAAATACGGGCTCTGGGATCCACGCTTCGCCGCGCGTATCGTCCCGGTGCCGGGGGATCTGGCGAAGCCCCTCCTCGGGCTCTCGCGGAGCCATTTCGAGGCCCTCGCCGCGCGGGTCCAGGCCATTCATCACAGCGGCGCGGAGATAAGTTATGTGAAACCCTATCTCGCGCACCGGGACACGAACGTGCTCGGCACCCGGGAGGTCCTGCGGCTCGCGTTCACCGTCGCGGACAAACCCGTGCACCACGTCTCCACGATCGCCGTCTTCGGCCCCGTCGGCTCGTTCCGATCCGTCCGCGTGATCGGGGAGGACTTCGATCTCGACGAGAGCGCGCCCTATCTCGACAGGGACACGGGATATTCGCAGAGCAAATGGGTCGCCGAGAAGCTCTGCGCCGAGGCGCGCTCGCGGGGCGGGGTGGTCACCGTGTTCCGGCCGGGCTTCATCATGGGCGACGCCACGTCGGGCGCAGGGAACGCCGACGATTTCATCGCGCGCCTCCTCCGCGGCTGCATCCAGGCGCGCGCCTACCCGGACCTCGCCGGCCAGCGCAAGGACTTCGTGCCCGTCGATTACGTGAGCGCCGCCATCACGCGGATCTCCCTCTCCAGAGGCGCGCGGGGCATGGCCTACCACCTCGTACCGCCGGCCGCGGGGAACATCGATCTGCGCCGCTTCTTCGAGCTCCTCCGCGGCCAGGGCTTCGCGCTCGAGCGCCTGCCTTACGCGGCGTGGTTATCGCGGGTGCGCGCCTCGATCGAGCGCTCGCTGGACGCGCCGCTCTTGCCGCTCCTGCCCATGCTCGGCGAGAAGGTCCACGAAGGGCGCACGCGCTGGGAGCTCTACGAAGGAATGCCCCTGCACGACGACACGAGCACGCGCCACGCGCTCGCCGGCAGCGGCATCACCTGCCCGCCCATGAACGCCGCGCTCCTGCGCAAGTATCTGCGCTGGCTCGGGCAAGAGCCCCCGAGCGGCGGCCCTCGCCCGCGCCCCTCTCACCCCTCGGCCTTGCCGACGGCCGATTTGCCACGAATGGCAGCCCAGTAG
- a CDS encoding OPT family oligopeptide transporter: MSASAPVPVPEVEAAPEAPASHASHEPYVPASASPRELTVRAVALGALLGIVFAASSVYLALKVGLTVSASIPIAVMSITIFRFFGRATILENNIVQTTGSAGESIAAGVAFTLPSLLLMGYDLVAGRVLLLSVLGGLLGVLMMIPLRHGLIVEEHGKLKYPEGTACADVLIVGETGGTNAKTVFAGFGLGFLYKLVGDPLKLFNMNPAHRFSGWKGASVAGELTPEMLGVGYIIGPKTASTTMAGGVLAYLVLIPLIAFFGDKIDSPIFPATTLIRDMSPNDIRSRYVLYIGAGAVATGGFISLGRALPTIVKAFRSGLKSFRAGKAAEKQAPRTEKDLPFSVVVYGLIALLLAIWLAPTLGISLPTAILIMLFGFVFVTVSSRICGEIGSSSNPISGMTVATLLITCLLFLAMGWVGVDHRAMALSTAAIVCIAASNGGATSQDLKTGYLVGATPRRQQIGLLVGVVTSALVIGYTLLFLNASYTTRAAEAYDVPIPMESITAQVETGPDGKEYRVAYQPDSGAAIPQGKYLVEASGRVAFVIDPGIGGRVPHEPKRLAEASAVPAGAASKGAMLGPDRRSYTVFEVAEGGALAAGRYLGEDGKLVYELREVKKLDAPKASLFALIIDGILTRKLPWSLVLIGVMLALVMELCGVASLPFAVGVYLPISTSVPIFVGGLVRWLVDRRRGQAGGDEEFSPGTLLSSGYIAGGAIAGLVAALVAGLGMEHRFDLSTVFTTFTTSNLSGVVAFGVIAGALYWAAIRGKSAVGKAEG; encoded by the coding sequence ATGTCCGCGTCCGCGCCCGTACCGGTCCCCGAAGTCGAGGCCGCCCCCGAAGCGCCTGCCTCCCACGCGTCGCACGAGCCTTACGTCCCCGCGTCTGCGAGCCCCCGCGAGCTCACGGTCCGCGCCGTGGCGCTCGGCGCGTTGCTCGGCATCGTCTTCGCCGCCTCGTCCGTGTACCTCGCCCTCAAGGTCGGCTTGACCGTCTCGGCGTCGATTCCGATCGCCGTCATGTCAATCACGATCTTTCGTTTCTTCGGGCGCGCGACGATCCTGGAGAACAACATCGTCCAGACGACGGGCTCGGCGGGCGAGTCGATCGCGGCGGGCGTGGCATTCACGCTGCCCTCGCTGCTGCTCATGGGCTACGACCTCGTCGCGGGCCGGGTGCTCTTGCTCTCGGTGCTCGGCGGCCTGCTCGGCGTCCTCATGATGATCCCGCTCCGGCACGGGCTCATCGTGGAGGAGCACGGGAAATTGAAATATCCCGAGGGCACGGCCTGCGCCGACGTGCTCATCGTCGGCGAGACGGGCGGCACGAACGCGAAGACCGTGTTCGCGGGCTTCGGGCTCGGCTTTTTGTACAAGCTCGTCGGCGACCCGCTGAAGCTCTTCAACATGAACCCGGCGCACCGGTTCTCGGGCTGGAAGGGCGCGAGCGTCGCGGGGGAGCTCACGCCGGAGATGCTCGGCGTCGGGTACATCATCGGCCCAAAGACGGCGAGCACGACGATGGCGGGCGGCGTCCTCGCGTACCTCGTGCTGATCCCGCTGATCGCGTTCTTCGGCGACAAGATCGACAGCCCCATTTTCCCGGCGACCACGCTCATCCGCGACATGTCGCCGAACGACATCCGCAGCCGGTACGTGCTCTACATCGGCGCGGGCGCGGTGGCGACGGGTGGCTTCATCAGCCTCGGGCGCGCGTTGCCCACGATCGTGAAGGCGTTCCGGAGCGGCCTCAAGAGCTTCCGCGCGGGCAAGGCGGCCGAGAAGCAGGCGCCGCGCACGGAGAAGGACCTGCCGTTTTCCGTCGTCGTGTATGGCCTCATCGCGCTCCTGCTCGCGATATGGCTCGCGCCGACGCTCGGGATCTCCTTGCCCACGGCGATCCTGATCATGCTCTTCGGCTTCGTGTTCGTGACCGTGTCCTCGCGGATCTGCGGGGAGATCGGATCGTCGTCGAACCCGATCTCGGGCATGACGGTGGCGACGTTGCTCATCACCTGCCTGCTCTTCCTGGCGATGGGCTGGGTGGGCGTGGATCACCGGGCGATGGCGCTGTCGACGGCGGCGATCGTGTGTATCGCGGCCTCGAACGGCGGGGCGACGAGCCAGGATCTGAAGACGGGTTATCTCGTGGGCGCGACGCCGCGCAGGCAGCAGATCGGCCTGCTCGTCGGGGTCGTGACGAGCGCGCTCGTCATCGGATACACGCTGCTCTTCCTCAATGCGTCGTACACGACGCGGGCCGCCGAGGCCTACGACGTGCCCATTCCGATGGAGTCGATCACGGCGCAGGTGGAGACGGGCCCGGACGGGAAGGAGTATCGCGTCGCGTACCAGCCTGACTCGGGCGCGGCCATTCCGCAGGGCAAATACCTGGTCGAGGCGTCGGGGAGGGTGGCCTTCGTGATCGACCCGGGCATCGGCGGCCGCGTGCCGCACGAGCCGAAGAGGCTCGCCGAGGCGAGCGCCGTGCCCGCGGGCGCGGCGAGCAAGGGCGCGATGCTCGGCCCGGATCGGAGGTCGTATACGGTCTTCGAGGTGGCCGAGGGCGGGGCCCTCGCCGCGGGGCGATACCTCGGCGAGGACGGGAAACTCGTTTATGAGCTGCGCGAGGTGAAGAAGCTCGACGCCCCGAAGGCGAGCCTGTTCGCGCTCATCATCGACGGCATCCTCACGCGCAAGCTCCCCTGGAGCCTCGTGCTCATCGGCGTGATGCTGGCCCTCGTGATGGAGCTCTGCGGCGTCGCCTCCTTGCCGTTCGCGGTCGGCGTGTACCTGCCCATCTCGACGAGCGTGCCCATTTTCGTGGGCGGGCTCGTGCGGTGGCTGGTCGATCGGAGGCGAGGGCAGGCGGGCGGCGACGAGGAGTTCAGCCCCGGCACGTTGCTCAGCTCGGGGTACATCGCCGGCGGCGCCATTGCGGGCCTCGTCGCGGCGCTCGTCGCGGGGCTCGGCATGGAGCACAGGTTCGACCTCTCCACCGTATTCACGACGTTCACGACCTCGAACCTCTCGGGCGTGGTCGCGTTCGGCGTCATCGCGGGCGCTCTCTACTGGGCTGCCATTCGTGGCAAATCGGCCGTCGGCAAGGCCGAGGGGTGA
- a CDS encoding NAD(P)/FAD-dependent oxidoreductase — protein MEGFDVLIVGGGPAGLGAALILGRCRRKVLVCDAGAPRNAPSRGVHGLLGHDGLPPTELLRRGREEARRYGVEIRDVEVCDVRRSGERFEAELRDGGKIEARKVILATGMLDVIPSIEGILEYYGRGVYHCPYCDGWENRDQPLGVLGPAHRAIKTALLLLRWSDDIIVFTHGPAALTDDDRRLLERYRIGLRECPITRLEGDGEELSRVVLEDCEVVPRRAIFLKTGEVPRSDLPTRLGCTVNGDGTTDAEFHGSTESEGVFVVGDASPRVQLVAVAQAEGAAAAVRINGILQEEDLALR, from the coding sequence GTGGAAGGCTTCGACGTGCTCATCGTCGGCGGGGGGCCTGCGGGGCTCGGGGCGGCGCTGATCCTGGGGCGCTGCCGCCGCAAGGTGCTCGTCTGTGACGCTGGAGCGCCTCGAAATGCGCCTTCCCGAGGGGTCCACGGGCTCCTGGGGCACGACGGCTTGCCGCCCACGGAGCTCTTGCGCAGGGGGCGCGAGGAGGCGCGGCGGTACGGCGTCGAGATCCGCGACGTCGAGGTCTGCGACGTGCGCCGCAGCGGCGAGCGATTCGAGGCCGAGCTCCGGGACGGCGGGAAGATCGAGGCGCGCAAGGTGATCCTCGCGACGGGGATGCTCGACGTCATCCCGTCCATCGAGGGGATCCTCGAATATTACGGGCGCGGCGTCTACCATTGCCCGTATTGCGACGGCTGGGAGAACCGGGACCAGCCGCTCGGCGTCCTCGGCCCGGCCCACCGCGCGATCAAGACGGCATTGCTGCTGCTCCGCTGGAGCGACGACATCATCGTGTTCACGCACGGCCCGGCCGCGCTCACGGACGACGACCGGCGCCTGCTCGAGCGATATCGCATCGGATTGCGTGAATGCCCCATCACGCGGCTCGAGGGCGACGGCGAGGAGCTCTCGCGGGTCGTGCTCGAGGATTGCGAGGTCGTGCCGCGTCGGGCGATCTTCCTGAAGACGGGCGAGGTGCCGCGCTCGGACCTGCCCACGAGGCTCGGATGCACGGTGAACGGCGACGGGACCACGGACGCTGAGTTCCACGGCAGCACGGAATCCGAGGGCGTCTTCGTGGTGGGCGACGCGTCGCCGCGGGTGCAGCTCGTCGCCGTGGCGCAGGCCGAAGGGGCGGCGGCCGCGGTCCGCATCAATGGGATCTTGCAGGAGGAGGACCTCGCTTTGCGTTAG